The following are from one region of the Paenibacillus protaetiae genome:
- the cdd gene encoding cytidine deaminase, whose protein sequence is MAVYTGLEQHYVSLLEAAREAMERAYVPYSHFKVGAALLGRDGVIHYGCNVENAAYGPSNCAERTALFRAVADGKRPGEFQAIAVIGDTEGPIAPCGVCRQVLVELCAHDMPVVMGNLKGAWSVTTVAELLPGAFTSSSLEKEG, encoded by the coding sequence ATGGCGGTATATACTGGCCTCGAACAACATTACGTTTCGCTGCTGGAGGCGGCCCGTGAAGCAATGGAGCGGGCATATGTCCCTTATTCGCATTTTAAAGTCGGCGCTGCATTGCTGGGACGTGACGGCGTGATCCATTACGGCTGCAACGTTGAGAATGCGGCATACGGCCCAAGCAATTGTGCGGAACGGACAGCTTTGTTCCGTGCGGTTGCGGACGGGAAGCGCCCGGGCGAGTTTCAGGCGATTGCCGTTATTGGCGATACGGAAGGCCCCATTGCGCCATGCGGCGTATGCCGCCAAGTGCTTGTCGAGCTGTGTGCACATGATATGCCTGTTGTTATGGGCAATTTAAAAGGAGCGTGGAGCGTTACAACGGTAGCAGAACTGCTGCCAGGCGCGTTTACGTCTTCTTCTTTGGAGAAAGAGGGGTAA
- a CDS encoding diacylglycerol kinase family protein, with translation MRKFIRSLGYACSGIQYALRTQRHMRIHTAAAVIVIFLGLIARLTVTRWAILLLTIGSVISAEMMNTAVEQVVNLASPSLHPLAKRAKDVAAGAVLIVSAAAVVIGVIVLLPPIWELLFQ, from the coding sequence ATGCGGAAATTTATCCGGAGCTTGGGCTACGCGTGCTCGGGCATTCAATATGCCTTGCGTACGCAGCGCCACATGCGTATTCATACCGCAGCAGCCGTTATCGTTATTTTCCTTGGATTGATCGCGCGGCTGACCGTTACAAGGTGGGCTATTCTGCTGCTGACCATCGGGTCCGTCATATCGGCGGAAATGATGAACACTGCTGTGGAGCAGGTAGTTAACCTTGCGAGCCCAAGTCTTCATCCTTTAGCGAAACGTGCAAAAGATGTCGCTGCAGGAGCTGTGTTGATCGTATCGGCTGCTGCGGTTGTTATCGGTGTAATCGTATTGCTGCCCCCTATCTGGGAATTATTATTTCAATGA
- the ybeY gene encoding rRNA maturation RNase YbeY, with protein sequence MSLQLDWSNEQDKMDIPESWIARLEQLLQLAGEAENVLNGEVTLTFTDNEQIHQLNKEYRGIDRPTDVLSFAMQDEGTEELDIIFEVESEDELDPISGMLGDIIISVERAAEQSEEYGHSLEREIGFLFVHGFLHLIGYDHQDDASEKEMFAKQEAVLQKAGLSR encoded by the coding sequence ATGAGTTTGCAATTGGATTGGAGCAATGAGCAGGATAAAATGGACATTCCGGAAAGCTGGATCGCGCGGCTGGAGCAGCTGCTGCAGCTTGCCGGCGAAGCGGAGAACGTGCTGAACGGAGAAGTGACGCTGACGTTTACCGACAACGAGCAAATTCACCAGCTGAACAAAGAATACCGCGGCATCGACCGCCCGACGGATGTGTTGTCGTTTGCGATGCAGGATGAAGGCACCGAAGAGCTGGACATTATTTTTGAGGTGGAAAGCGAAGACGAGCTTGATCCGATTTCCGGCATGCTGGGCGATATTATTATTTCCGTCGAAAGGGCAGCGGAGCAAAGCGAAGAGTACGGGCATTCGCTGGAACGCGAAATCGGCTTTTTGTTCGTTCACGGTTTCCTTCATTTGATCGGATATGATCATCAGGATGACGCAAGCGAAAAAGAAATGTTTGCGAAGCAGGAAGCGGTTCTTCAAAAGGCTGGTCTGTCCCGCTAA
- a CDS encoding HD family phosphohydrolase has product MSYKQSGKQGSLKPSKSAGWKQSAAVRWLLLLLFVLLFYFSLAPHVLPETYDIKQGDISEKNIVAPHQIEDVKGTLKAQEDAADRVETVYSNVALRSDNLIGQIFDRIEQLNQDDQVTTQNKIDIYRNEIPGKYAQYVDNFAKVNAGNGTYSSTLMEEMVKVVKEQQYTIPEETFYKIPNLSLTELEEMRTVAQDVVRKLMGDSLREAETARMKVPELVNASSISSRTSREIVQELARFAIMPNKFLDKSATDEAKAQAKKDAPPVVYKDGDIIVKKGEIITPEIYEILSDSSLLQDKKNYWPQLGLFMMSLLLILGVFSYLDHTGVFSSRQNKYNNTQLLMLWLIYFITMVAMQIIAIIQTDAAFYIGYLAPAALGSMLITLLLDMHLAIVSSILFAAFGSIVLNTNQNQLFNYGYGFVIMAMAFAAIFSIHRASQRSTILKAGIMASLFGSLSVLSLTLLTGKLDQEATMIYSIGFAFVNGLLTAILVIGLMPFFEVTFGILSALKLVELSNPNHPLLRKLLTETPGTYHHSVMVGNLSEAAAEAIGADGLLCRVGSFYHDIGKTKRPNYFIENQSNIENPHDTIDPKLSKSIIVAHARDGVEMLKSYNMPKQLRDIAEQHHGTTSLYYFYHKAVKQAEEQGIEPAFTLDDFRYPGPKAQSKEAAIVGIADSVEAAVRSLRNPTVDQIDSLIHKIIKSRLDDNQLNECDLTMKELEQIAQSLKESVIGIFHSRIEYPEEDKSKERLA; this is encoded by the coding sequence ATGAGCTACAAACAATCCGGTAAACAAGGAAGCTTGAAACCGTCGAAATCGGCGGGGTGGAAGCAGAGCGCCGCCGTAAGGTGGCTGCTCTTGTTGCTGTTTGTGCTGCTGTTCTATTTCAGCTTGGCTCCGCACGTGCTTCCGGAAACATACGACATCAAGCAAGGCGATATCAGCGAGAAAAATATCGTCGCTCCCCATCAGATCGAAGATGTAAAAGGGACGCTGAAAGCACAGGAAGATGCAGCCGACCGCGTTGAAACCGTGTATTCCAACGTAGCTTTAAGAAGCGATAATTTGATTGGGCAAATATTCGACCGGATCGAGCAGCTGAATCAGGACGATCAGGTTACGACTCAAAATAAAATTGATATTTACCGCAATGAAATTCCCGGCAAATACGCACAATATGTCGATAATTTCGCCAAAGTGAATGCCGGCAATGGTACTTATAGCTCTACCTTGATGGAAGAGATGGTTAAAGTTGTAAAAGAGCAGCAATATACGATTCCGGAAGAAACGTTCTATAAGATTCCGAATCTAAGTCTTACGGAGCTGGAAGAAATGCGCACGGTAGCGCAGGATGTCGTCCGCAAGCTGATGGGAGACTCGCTGCGCGAAGCGGAGACGGCCCGAATGAAAGTGCCGGAGCTGGTCAACGCAAGCTCTATCAGCAGCCGGACAAGCCGCGAGATCGTGCAGGAGCTCGCGCGTTTTGCCATTATGCCAAATAAATTTTTGGATAAAAGCGCTACGGATGAAGCAAAAGCGCAAGCCAAAAAAGATGCTCCGCCTGTTGTTTACAAGGATGGAGATATTATTGTAAAAAAAGGGGAAATCATTACCCCGGAAATATATGAGATATTGTCCGATTCTTCGCTGCTGCAGGACAAAAAAAATTACTGGCCGCAGCTTGGCTTGTTTATGATGTCGCTGCTGCTTATATTAGGCGTATTCAGCTACCTGGATCACACGGGCGTCTTCTCCAGCCGCCAAAATAAATATAACAACACACAGCTGCTTATGCTGTGGCTAATTTATTTCATTACGATGGTGGCGATGCAGATTATCGCCATTATTCAAACGGACGCCGCGTTTTATATCGGCTATCTGGCTCCGGCGGCGCTTGGCTCTATGCTTATTACGCTGCTGCTGGACATGCATTTGGCGATTGTAAGCTCGATTTTGTTCGCCGCCTTTGGCAGTATAGTGCTTAATACGAACCAGAATCAGCTGTTTAACTACGGCTACGGCTTTGTGATAATGGCAATGGCGTTTGCGGCGATTTTTTCCATTCACCGCGCAAGCCAGCGGTCCACCATTCTGAAAGCGGGCATTATGGCCAGCTTGTTCGGCTCTTTGTCCGTTTTGTCGCTTACGCTGCTTACCGGCAAGCTGGATCAGGAAGCAACGATGATTTACAGCATCGGATTTGCGTTTGTGAACGGGCTGCTGACGGCCATACTGGTTATCGGCCTTATGCCGTTTTTTGAAGTGACCTTCGGCATTTTGTCTGCGCTTAAGCTTGTGGAGCTGTCCAACCCGAATCACCCGCTGCTGCGCAAGCTGCTTACGGAAACGCCCGGTACATACCATCATAGCGTAATGGTCGGCAATTTATCGGAGGCGGCGGCAGAGGCGATCGGAGCGGACGGTTTATTGTGCCGGGTCGGGTCCTTTTATCATGATATCGGCAAAACAAAACGGCCAAACTATTTCATTGAGAACCAGTCGAATATTGAAAACCCGCATGATACGATTGATCCGAAGCTGAGCAAGTCAATCATTGTCGCCCACGCGCGGGACGGCGTGGAAATGCTGAAGTCGTACAATATGCCGAAGCAGCTGCGCGATATTGCGGAGCAGCATCACGGCACAACAAGCTTGTATTATTTTTACCATAAAGCAGTCAAGCAGGCTGAAGAGCAAGGAATCGAACCGGCATTTACGCTCGACGATTTCCGCTACCCGGGTCCGAAAGCGCAGTCGAAAGAAGCGGCGATAGTCGGAATCGCCGACAGCGTGGAAGCGGCGGTAAGGAGCTTGCGCAACCCTACGGTTGATCAGATTGACTCGCTGATTCATAAAATCATTAAAAGCAGGCTGGACGATAACCAGCTGAATGAATGCGATTTGACGATGAAGGAGCTGGAACAAATCGCCCAGTCGCTGAAGGAAAGCGTCATCGGCATTTTCCACTCCCGCATTGAATATCCGGAGGAAGACAAATCAAAGGAGCGTTTAGCATGA
- a CDS encoding PhoH family protein, whose translation MLQIEAKTVKIPLGNAAEGLAVFGPQDRFLRLVQEQMTARISSREAEIVITGDPAEVDSLEQLYDVMLQLVRGGYTPTERDMMYALELARAMQAEELLDLFKAEITTTYRGKPIRVKTIGQRHYVKTIRKHDIVFGIGPAGTGKTYLAVVLAVAALKEGKVKKIMLTRPAVEAGESLGFLPGDLQEKVDPYLRPLYDALHDVMGPDQTGKLFERGVIEIAPLAYMRGRTLDDSFIILDEAQNTTPEQMKMFLTRLGFGSKMVITGDMTQIDLPRGKNSGLIEAQRILKDIKEIGFIYFSESDVVRHSLVQKIVMAYNVDAENKA comes from the coding sequence TTGTTGCAAATCGAAGCAAAAACAGTGAAAATCCCGCTGGGCAATGCGGCGGAAGGGCTCGCAGTGTTTGGGCCGCAGGACCGGTTCTTGCGTTTGGTGCAAGAGCAAATGACAGCACGGATCTCGTCTCGCGAGGCGGAAATCGTCATAACGGGCGATCCAGCGGAAGTAGACTCGCTTGAGCAGCTTTATGATGTGATGCTGCAGCTTGTGAGAGGCGGCTATACGCCTACGGAGAGAGATATGATGTACGCGCTGGAGCTGGCGCGCGCCATGCAGGCCGAAGAGCTGCTTGATTTGTTTAAAGCAGAGATTACAACAACGTACCGAGGGAAGCCGATCCGCGTCAAGACGATTGGCCAGCGGCATTATGTCAAAACCATCCGCAAGCATGATATCGTGTTTGGCATCGGCCCTGCGGGCACGGGCAAAACCTATTTGGCGGTGGTGCTGGCGGTCGCTGCGCTTAAAGAAGGCAAAGTGAAAAAAATTATGCTTACCCGCCCGGCAGTGGAAGCGGGTGAAAGTCTCGGGTTTTTGCCGGGAGATTTGCAGGAAAAGGTTGACCCTTATCTTCGCCCATTGTATGATGCCCTTCACGATGTGATGGGGCCGGATCAGACCGGAAAGCTGTTTGAGCGCGGCGTAATTGAGATCGCGCCTCTTGCTTATATGCGCGGCCGTACATTGGACGATTCGTTTATTATATTGGACGAGGCGCAAAACACGACCCCCGAGCAAATGAAAATGTTTTTGACGCGCCTTGGTTTTGGCTCGAAAATGGTCATTACAGGCGACATGACGCAAATCGATTTGCCCAGAGGCAAAAACTCGGGTTTAATAGAAGCACAACGCATCCTGAAAGATATTAAAGAAATTGGATTTATCTATTTTTCGGAATCGGATGTCGTTAGGCATTCTTTAGTGCAGAAAATCGTTATGGCCTACAATGTGGACGCTGAAAACAAAGCTTAG
- the yqfD gene encoding sporulation protein YqfD yields MISVLWLHWVRGIVTVQVRGGQPEELVNRALAGGLTLSSIRWTSDGKLQFEVSVSDFFRLRPYLKKTGCRIHVTGRAGFPFLLDKMGKRKFFALGIVLFFAIIYLLSSLVWTVEITGNSRMSDEQIEQAAKQEGIFPFQWSFKLADADLLSKRLTSKLPDASWVGVEKKGTRIVIQVVENTVPKTADLNTPRHLVASHDAVVTQILVEKGRPVVSKNTKVKKGQTLISGTIGDGAYTQTVPAKGVVKGLVWYEYNITSPLVQPVKVYTGEKKTKWYAVLGSRLLQVSGFGKTPFEQSEAVREEEQAGWRNWKLPIGRMKETVMEVRTEQRQLTADEAKQAGLLQAKAVLASKAGADSVVRDEIILHEKTDNGKVYMKVLFEVEQSIIEEMPLVHEQGD; encoded by the coding sequence ATGATTAGCGTGTTATGGCTGCATTGGGTGAGAGGTATTGTAACCGTGCAAGTGCGCGGCGGACAGCCTGAAGAGCTTGTGAACCGCGCGCTTGCAGGAGGTTTAACATTATCGTCCATTCGCTGGACAAGCGATGGCAAGCTCCAGTTCGAAGTTTCCGTCAGCGATTTTTTTCGTCTGCGCCCTTATTTGAAAAAAACCGGCTGCCGTATCCATGTGACAGGACGAGCAGGTTTTCCTTTTCTTTTGGACAAAATGGGAAAAAGAAAGTTTTTTGCGTTAGGCATCGTTTTGTTTTTTGCCATTATTTATTTATTGTCTTCTTTAGTATGGACGGTTGAAATTACGGGCAACTCCCGCATGTCGGACGAGCAGATTGAACAAGCAGCCAAGCAGGAAGGGATTTTTCCTTTTCAGTGGTCGTTTAAACTGGCTGACGCCGATCTATTGTCCAAACGTTTAACAAGCAAGCTGCCGGACGCCTCGTGGGTTGGCGTGGAGAAAAAAGGGACACGCATTGTTATTCAAGTAGTCGAGAATACCGTTCCGAAAACAGCGGACTTGAACACGCCTAGGCATTTGGTTGCCTCTCATGATGCAGTCGTCACGCAAATATTGGTGGAAAAAGGCCGTCCGGTCGTCAGTAAAAATACGAAGGTGAAAAAAGGCCAGACACTTATTTCCGGCACAATTGGCGACGGTGCTTATACGCAGACCGTACCGGCCAAAGGGGTAGTGAAAGGATTGGTCTGGTATGAATATAACATCACGTCACCGCTTGTCCAGCCGGTTAAAGTCTATACAGGAGAGAAAAAGACAAAATGGTATGCGGTGCTTGGCTCCAGGCTGCTGCAGGTAAGCGGCTTCGGGAAAACGCCCTTCGAGCAGTCGGAAGCGGTGCGGGAGGAAGAGCAGGCGGGCTGGCGCAACTGGAAGCTGCCGATTGGAAGAATGAAAGAAACGGTGATGGAAGTCCGTACGGAGCAAAGGCAATTGACTGCGGACGAAGCAAAGCAGGCGGGTTTGCTGCAGGCAAAGGCAGTGCTGGCTTCAAAAGCAGGAGCGGACTCGGTCGTCCGGGATGAAATTATTTTGCATGAAAAGACGGACAATGGTAAAGTTTATATGAAAGTTCTTTTTGAAGTGGAGCAGTCAATCATAGAAGAGATGCCTTTAGTCCATGAACAAGGAGATTGA
- the yqfC gene encoding sporulation protein YqfC — translation MGRINRKIRKWTADMLDMPQDVMYDLPRLTMIGDRQLYIENHRGVIQFSSEKLTLALSKGELEVIGSDLVIRTIWTEEVFIEGLIKQIALK, via the coding sequence ATGGGCCGCATCAACCGAAAAATACGAAAATGGACCGCCGACATGCTGGATATGCCGCAGGACGTCATGTACGATCTTCCGAGGCTTACCATGATCGGGGATAGACAACTTTATATCGAGAATCACCGCGGCGTCATTCAGTTCTCCAGCGAGAAGCTGACGCTTGCATTGAGCAAAGGAGAGCTGGAGGTTATCGGCTCAGATTTGGTCATCCGCACAATTTGGACGGAAGAAGTGTTTATCGAAGGCTTAATCAAGCAAATCGCGCTCAAATAG
- the floA gene encoding flotillin-like protein FloA (flotillin-like protein involved in membrane lipid rafts) yields MDPLVTAVIIVVLAIIVISVFLSFFPVMLWVSAIASGVRIGIITLVAMRLRRVTPSRIVNPMIKATKAGLGLSINQLESHYLAGGNVDRVVNALIAAQRANIPLIFERAAAIDLAGRDVLQAVQMSVNPRVIETPIVAAVAKDGIEVKVKARVTVRANIERLVGGAGEETIIARVGEGIVTTVGSSGSHKDVLENPDLISRTVLGKGLDAGTAFEILSIDIADVDVGKNIGANLQTEQAEADKRIAQAKAEERRAMAVAQEQEMKARVVEMRALVVESESQVPLAMAEALKSGKIGVMDYMNLKNIEADTQMRNTIGKPDSADSDHNGGNSNA; encoded by the coding sequence TTGGATCCATTAGTAACTGCAGTCATTATTGTTGTGCTGGCGATTATCGTCATCTCTGTATTTCTTAGTTTCTTCCCGGTTATGCTGTGGGTTTCCGCCATTGCATCGGGCGTGCGCATCGGCATCATAACGCTTGTAGCGATGCGATTGCGCCGTGTTACGCCAAGCCGGATCGTGAACCCGATGATCAAAGCGACGAAAGCGGGATTAGGGTTGTCGATCAACCAGCTGGAAAGCCATTACTTGGCGGGCGGCAACGTCGACCGGGTAGTTAATGCGCTGATTGCGGCCCAACGCGCCAACATTCCGCTTATTTTTGAACGGGCGGCCGCGATTGATTTGGCTGGCCGCGATGTGCTTCAGGCGGTACAAATGAGCGTTAATCCCCGCGTTATTGAAACGCCGATTGTAGCGGCGGTAGCGAAAGACGGCATCGAAGTGAAAGTAAAAGCAAGAGTTACGGTTCGCGCCAATATCGAACGGCTCGTCGGCGGCGCCGGCGAAGAAACGATTATCGCCCGGGTCGGCGAAGGGATCGTAACGACGGTTGGTTCCTCCGGTTCGCATAAAGACGTGCTTGAAAATCCGGACCTGATTTCGCGCACTGTGTTAGGGAAAGGGCTGGATGCCGGAACTGCATTCGAAATTTTGTCCATTGATATCGCCGATGTGGACGTAGGCAAAAATATCGGCGCCAATCTGCAAACCGAGCAAGCGGAAGCCGACAAGCGGATCGCTCAGGCTAAAGCGGAAGAACGCCGCGCGATGGCGGTTGCCCAAGAGCAGGAAATGAAGGCGCGTGTCGTAGAAATGAGAGCGCTGGTTGTCGAATCGGAATCACAGGTGCCGCTTGCAATGGCAGAAGCGCTGAAGTCGGGCAAAATCGGCGTCATGGATTATATGAACTTGAAAAATATTGAAGCGGATACGCAAATGCGCAATACGATCGGCAAGCCGGATTCGGCGGATTCCGACCACAATGGCGGCAACTCAAACGCCTGA